The sequence TACGACACGCGGCATACCTCGAAGGGAGCAGGAGTAAAAACGTGATGTCTGTGTCGCTCTTGAGTAGAAACGTTGCTCGTAAGCTTCTGTTCATTCAGTTTCTGGCTGTGATAGCAAGTGGACTGCTGTTTAGCCTCAAAGACCCCTTCTGGGGCATCTCCGCCGTGTGCGGGGGTTTGGCAGTTGTGCTGCCAAACGTGTTATTTATGATTTTTGCCTGGCGTCATCAGGCGCATACACCCGCCAAAGGCCGCGTGGCCTGGTCCTTCGCTCTTGGCGAAGTGTGTAAGGTGTTGCTGACCTTTGCTCTACTGGTGATGGCGCTGGCGGTTTTGAAAGTGGTCTTCATGCCGCTGATAGCAACGTGGGTTTTGGTGCTGGTGGTACAAGTTCTGGCTCCAGCTGTAATCAATAACAAAGGGTAAAAGGCATCATGGCTTCAGAAAATATGACGCCGCAGGATTACATAGGTCACCATCTGAATAACCTTCAGCTGGACCTGCGTACATTCTCGCTGGTGGATCCGCATAACCCCCCGGCCACCTTCTGGACGATCAACATCGACTCCATGTTCTTCTCGGTGGTATTGGGTCTTCTGTTCCTGGCCATGTTCCGCAGCGTTGCTAAAAAGGCGACCAGCGGTGTTCCAGGGAAATTCCAGACATTCGTTGAAATGATCATCGGCTTCGTCCATGGCAGCGTGAAAGACATGTACCATGGTAAGAGCAAGCTGATTGCTCCGCTGGCCTTGACCGTGTTCGTTTGGGTCTTCCTGATGAACCTGATGGACCTGCTGCCAATTGACCTGCTGCCGTTCATCGGCGAGCACATCTTCGGCCTGCCTGCGCTGCGTGTTGTACCGTCTGCGGACGTGAACATCACTCTGTCGATGGCGCTGGGCGTGTTTATCCTGATTCTTTTCTACAGCATCAAAATGAAAGGCGTAAGCGGCTTTGTGAAAGAGCTTACCTTGCAGCCGTTCAACCACTGGGCGTTTATTCCGGTCAACCTGATCCTGGAAGGCGTTAGCCTGCTGTCCAAACCTGTTTCACTGGGTCTGCGACTGTTCGGCAACATGTATGCGGGTGAGCTGATTTTCATTCTGATCGCGGGTCTTCTGCCGTGGTGGTCACAGTGGATTCTGAATGTGCCATGGGCCATTTTCCACATCCTGATCATTACGCTGCAAGCCTTTATCTTCATGGTTCTGACGATCGTCTATCTGTCGATGGCGTCTGAAGAGCACTGATTTTTTACCAACACTACTACGTTTTAATTGAAACAAACTGGAGACTGTCATGGAAAACCTGAATATGGATCTGCTGTACATGGCTGCCGCTGTGATGATGGGTCTGGCGGCTATCGGTGCTGCGATCGGTATCGGCATCCTCGGGGGCAAATTCCTGGAAGGCGCAGCGCGTCAACCTGATCTGATTCCTCTGCTGCGTACTCAGTTCTTTATCGTTATGGGTCTGGTGGATGCTATCCCAATGATCGCTGTAGGTCTGGGTCTGTACGTGATGTTTGCTGTCGCGTAGTAGTTGTTTTAAAACCCCAAGCCACAGAAATTTAAGAGGTATTGTGCTGTGAACATGAACGCAACAATCCTCGGCCAGGCCATCGCGTTTATTCTCTTTGTCTGGTTCTGCATGAAGTATGTATGGCCGCCTTTAATGGCTGCCATCGAAAAACGTCAGAAAGAAATTGCTGACGGTCTGGCTTCTGCAGAACGCGCTAAGAAAGATTTGGACCTTGCACAGGCCAACGCGACAGACCAGCTGAAAAAAGCGAAAGCGGAAGCTCAGGTCATCATCGAACAGGCTAACAAACGCCGTTCGCAGATCCTGGACGAAGCCAAAGCTGAAGCAGAACAGGAACGTACTAAGATCGTGACACAGGCTCAGGCTGAAATTGAAGCTGAGCGTAAACGTGCTCGTGAAGAACTGCGTAAGCAGGTTGCGATTCTGGCTGTTGCTGGCGCCGAGAAGATCATCGAACGTTCCGTGGATGAAGCTGCTAACAGCGACATCGTGGACAAACTTGTCGCTGAACTGTAAGGAGGGAGGGGCTGATGTCTGAATTTGTTACGGTAGCTCGCCCCTACGCCAAAGCAGCTTTTGACTTTGCTATCGAACACCAAAATGTCGATCGCTGGCAGAATATGCTGGCGTTTGCCGCTGAGGTGACGAAAAACGAACAAATGGCCGAGTTGCTTTCCGGTGCGTTAGCGCCTGAAACTCTCGCCGCGTCGTTTATCGCCGTGTGCGGAGAGCAACTGGATGCCAACGGCCAGAACCTGATTAAGGTGATGGCAGAAAATGGTCGTCTCCGTGTGCTCCCGGATGTTCTCGAGCAGTTTGAGCACTTACGTGCCCTTAGTGAAGCAACAGCTGAAGTCGAAGTGACTTCAGCGACTGAACTGAGTGATGAACAGCTTGCGAAAATCACCGCCGCGATGGAAAAACGTCTGTCACGCAAAGTTAAGCTGAATTGCAAAATCGATAAGTCTGTAATGGCAGGCGTAATCATCCGCTCGGGTGATATGGTCATTGATGGCAGCGTACGCGGCCGTCTTGAACGCCTTGCAGACGTCTTGCAGTCTTAAGGGGACTGGAGCATGCAACTGAATTCCACCGAAATCAGCGAACTGATCAAGCAGCGCATTGCTCAGTTCAATGTTGTGAGCGAAGCTCACAATGAAGGTACTATTGTTTCTGTAAGTGACGGTGTTATCCGCATCCACGGCCTGGCCGATTGTATGCAGGGTGAGATGATTTCCCTGCCGGGTAACCGTTACGCTATCGCACTGAACCTGGAGCGCGACTCCGTAGGTGCGGTTGTGATGGGTCCATACGCTGACCTCGCCGAAGGCATGAAGGTTAAGTGTACTGGCCGTATTCTGGAAGTGCCGGTTGGCCGTGGCCTGCTGGGCCGCGTTGTTAACACCCTGGGTGCGCCAATCGACGGTAAAGGTCCGGTTGAGCACGATGGCTTCTCTCCAATCGAAGTTATCGCACCAGGCGTTATCGATCGTCAGTCCGTCGATCAGCCTGTTCAGACAGGCTATAAGTCTGTTGACGCCATGATCCCAATCGGTCGTGGTCAGCGTGAACTGATCATCGGTGACCGTCAGACCGGTAAAACCGCGATGGCAATCGACGCCATCATCAACCAGCGTGACTCCGGCATCAAATGTGTGTACGTGGCTATCGGCCAGAAAGCGTCCACCATTTCTAACGTGGTTCGTAAACTGGAAG comes from Enterobacter kobei and encodes:
- the atpB gene encoding F0F1 ATP synthase subunit A, whose product is MASENMTPQDYIGHHLNNLQLDLRTFSLVDPHNPPATFWTINIDSMFFSVVLGLLFLAMFRSVAKKATSGVPGKFQTFVEMIIGFVHGSVKDMYHGKSKLIAPLALTVFVWVFLMNLMDLLPIDLLPFIGEHIFGLPALRVVPSADVNITLSMALGVFILILFYSIKMKGVSGFVKELTLQPFNHWAFIPVNLILEGVSLLSKPVSLGLRLFGNMYAGELIFILIAGLLPWWSQWILNVPWAIFHILIITLQAFIFMVLTIVYLSMASEEH
- the atpI gene encoding F0F1 ATP synthase subunit I; translation: MSVSLLSRNVARKLLFIQFLAVIASGLLFSLKDPFWGISAVCGGLAVVLPNVLFMIFAWRHQAHTPAKGRVAWSFALGEVCKVLLTFALLVMALAVLKVVFMPLIATWVLVLVVQVLAPAVINNKG
- the atpE gene encoding F0F1 ATP synthase subunit C, with amino-acid sequence MENLNMDLLYMAAAVMMGLAAIGAAIGIGILGGKFLEGAARQPDLIPLLRTQFFIVMGLVDAIPMIAVGLGLYVMFAVA
- the atpF gene encoding F0F1 ATP synthase subunit B, translating into MNMNATILGQAIAFILFVWFCMKYVWPPLMAAIEKRQKEIADGLASAERAKKDLDLAQANATDQLKKAKAEAQVIIEQANKRRSQILDEAKAEAEQERTKIVTQAQAEIEAERKRAREELRKQVAILAVAGAEKIIERSVDEAANSDIVDKLVAEL
- the atpH gene encoding F0F1 ATP synthase subunit delta, which translates into the protein MSEFVTVARPYAKAAFDFAIEHQNVDRWQNMLAFAAEVTKNEQMAELLSGALAPETLAASFIAVCGEQLDANGQNLIKVMAENGRLRVLPDVLEQFEHLRALSEATAEVEVTSATELSDEQLAKITAAMEKRLSRKVKLNCKIDKSVMAGVIIRSGDMVIDGSVRGRLERLADVLQS